In Holophagales bacterium, one DNA window encodes the following:
- the ftsZ gene encoding cell division protein FtsZ, whose product MVPAKIKVIGVGGGGGNAVNRMMAAKLRGIEFIAANTDLQALAKCRAPKKLQLGPQITKGLGAGADPEIGRKAALEDTERILEILDGADMIFLTAGLGGGTGTGGIPVIASLAAEIGALTVAVVTKPFGFEGRRRMMVAERGVEELRGSVDTLITIPNERLLNYVERGTPLSEAFRIADDVLRQAVQGISDLITIPGEVNVDFADVKAIMSGMGMALMGTGIAKGENRALEAAQRAISSPLLEETSIEGAKGVLINISGGRDLTLHEVNEAARIIQGAVDPDANIIAGMVIDEALEEEMKITVIATGFRFAGEERVAAPPLLRAPSIGAARPMATPVAAPSRVSAQPLPARGKEDGGDAPFFNKLVAQSRPDDPGGFGPNWSGVDDYDIPTVLRKQMD is encoded by the coding sequence ATGGTGCCCGCCAAGATCAAGGTCATCGGCGTGGGCGGCGGAGGCGGCAATGCCGTCAACCGGATGATGGCGGCCAAGCTCCGCGGCATCGAGTTCATCGCCGCCAACACCGACCTGCAGGCGCTCGCCAAGTGCCGCGCGCCGAAGAAGCTGCAGCTCGGCCCGCAGATCACCAAGGGGCTCGGCGCCGGCGCCGACCCGGAGATCGGCCGCAAGGCGGCGCTCGAGGACACCGAGCGGATCCTCGAGATCCTCGACGGCGCGGACATGATCTTCCTCACCGCCGGCCTCGGCGGCGGCACCGGCACCGGCGGCATCCCGGTGATCGCCAGCCTGGCGGCGGAGATCGGCGCGCTCACCGTGGCGGTGGTGACCAAGCCGTTCGGCTTCGAGGGGCGTCGCCGGATGATGGTCGCCGAGCGCGGCGTCGAGGAGCTGCGCGGCTCGGTCGACACGCTGATCACCATCCCCAACGAGCGCCTGCTCAACTACGTCGAGCGCGGCACGCCGCTCTCCGAGGCGTTCCGCATCGCCGACGACGTGTTGCGCCAGGCGGTGCAGGGCATCTCCGACCTCATCACCATCCCGGGCGAGGTCAACGTCGACTTCGCCGACGTCAAGGCGATCATGAGCGGCATGGGCATGGCGCTCATGGGCACCGGCATCGCCAAGGGCGAGAACCGGGCGCTCGAGGCGGCGCAGCGGGCGATCAGCTCGCCGCTGCTCGAGGAGACCTCGATCGAGGGCGCCAAGGGGGTGCTGATCAACATCTCCGGCGGCCGCGACCTGACGCTGCACGAGGTCAACGAGGCGGCGCGCATCATCCAGGGCGCCGTCGACCCGGACGCCAACATCATCGCCGGCATGGTGATCGACGAGGCGCTCGAGGAGGAGATGAAGATTACCGTCATCGCCACCGGCTTCCGCTTCGCCGGCGAGGAGCGGGTCGCCGCACCGCCGCTCCTGCGTGCGCCGTCGATCGGCGCCGCGCGGCCGATGGCGACCCCCGTCGCCGCGCCCTCGCGCGTGTCGGCCCAGCCGCTCCCGGCGCGCGGCAAGGAGGACGGCGGCGACGCCCCGTTCTTCAACAAGCTCGTGGCGCAGAGCCGTCCCGACGATCCGGGCGGCTTCGGGCCGAACTGGTCGGGCGTCGACGACTACGACATCCCGACCGTCCTGCGCAAGCAGATGGACTGA
- the vanZ gene encoding VanZ family protein has translation MFRTRRERHLWTAAAVYFAAILSTLSTAQQLLLALRERGLLRGTVLGVFLVAALALVAAVAVGRPGWRETLVVLALGLAYALLLRQMAMHQERLHILEYGALALLVLAALEERCRALSSSPPPHWPPYFFACLVTALAGLVDELIQGILPSRVGDPRDVAFNAFAGALALAAVAARRAARTRDRAGRAAAPTPAR, from the coding sequence GTGTTCCGGACGCGGCGTGAGCGGCACCTGTGGACCGCCGCGGCGGTCTATTTCGCGGCGATCCTCTCCACCCTCTCGACGGCGCAGCAGCTGCTCCTCGCGCTGCGCGAACGCGGTCTCCTGCGCGGCACGGTCCTCGGCGTCTTCCTCGTCGCCGCGCTGGCGCTCGTCGCCGCAGTGGCGGTCGGCCGCCCGGGCTGGCGCGAGACGCTCGTCGTGCTTGCCCTCGGCCTCGCCTACGCCCTGTTGCTCCGCCAGATGGCGATGCACCAGGAGCGGCTCCACATCCTCGAGTACGGCGCGCTCGCATTGCTGGTGCTCGCCGCGCTCGAGGAGCGTTGCCGAGCACTTTCCTCCTCGCCGCCGCCGCATTGGCCGCCGTACTTCTTCGCCTGCCTCGTCACCGCGCTCGCCGGTCTCGTCGACGAGCTGATCCAGGGGATCCTGCCGAGCCGCGTCGGCGACCCGCGGGACGTCGCCTTCAACGCCTTCGCCGGCGCGCTGGCGCTCGCCGCCGTCGCCGCCCGTCGCGCGGCGCGCACGCGCGATCGCGCGGGCCGGGCCGCCGCGCCGACTCCGGCACGATGA